In the Afipia sp. GAS231 genome, GCCCGTACCGAGCAAGGAAGGGAGTGGATGATGGCACAAAATGGTCTCGTTGTCGTCGGCATCGATGTAGCAAAGGACAAGGTCGATGCGTGCATTCGCGAGTTGGCGCTGCGGCAGACGTATCCGAGCACTGCCCAGGGTCATCGCAAGCTGGTTGCCTGGCTTCGCAAGCACAAGGTGAACAGGGCGGTGATGGAGGCCAGCGGCGGCTATGAGCGCGATTGGGGGAAGGTGCTCCGCCTGGCCGGCATCGCCGTACGGATCGTCGACCCCAAGCGAGTCCGCAGCTTTGCGCAGTCGGCCGGACGCCTGGCCAAGAACGATACGATTGATGCAGAGATGATCGCTTGGTTCGCAGAGACGTTCAGCGAGGCGCCGGGCCAAGTGCACGATGCCGCGCGCGAAGAGCTGCAGGCGCTGGTGAAAGCTCGTCTCAATCTGGTCGATCTCAAGATACGACTGGAAGCTCAAAACGAGCATGCTGCACCAGGACAGGCTCGGAAAGCGCGGACCCGTATCTTGAAGAGCTTGCTCGGGGAAATTGCCAAGCTCGAAGTCGCGATCTCGGCCCAGGTCAGGGCCACACCTCATCTTGCCGAACGCGCCGAGATCGTCGAGAGCGTGCCGGGCTTTGCCGAAACGAGCTCAGCGAACCTCATTGCTGGAATGCCGGAGCTTGGGCAAGTGAGCGACGAGATCGCCGCGGCGTTGTTAGGCGTTGCCCCTTATGACGATGATAGCGGAAAGCGCCGCGGCGAACGCCACATCAAGGGCGGCCGCCGTTGGGTCCGAAACGCCCTCTACATGCCGTGCCTCGGCGCGGCCACACAGAACAATCCTGTCTTCAAGGCCTACTATCAACGGCTACTTGCCAAGGGGAAGGAGCCGAAGGTTGCGCTCGTCGCCTGCATGCGAAAGCTGATCATCATCCTCAACACAATGATCGCACGCCGGCAGAAATGGGATCCCAGCCGTTACGCACTGAATTGAGCGAGCGCACTTCACCGCGCTCGGTCCTAGACCGAGCGCATGCCTAGCCAACAGACCGGGGAGCGGACGGCGTCAAGGCCGTAAGCCGCCGAAGGCGGGGGCGCGCCTCGCGCCAGCCTTGAGGCCAGCCGATCACCGGTCTACTTCAGCACAGTTGCTCTGGCGGGACAGGATGGCTGGATTTGTAAGCGTGATTCCACCTGGCACCGAAGTGGAATATTTTCAGGCGAAAGCCTTGACCCACATCTGGCGTGATTTGCCCGTCGGGCAAGTCAACAGCTACGTATCCGGTCCGTCCCCGAGCGCCCGCAGGGCGGTGAGCCCTTCGCGATAGGTCGGATAATTTAGCGTGACGCCCAGCTCTTCACGGATGAGGTTGTTCCGGACCCGCCGGTTTTCGCTGTAGAAGCTGCGCGCCATCGGCGAGAGTTCGGCGCGTTCGAAGGGAATTTCGGCCGGAGGCTCCAGCCCGCAAAGTTTTGCCGCAAACGCGACGACGTCCTGCGGCGGCGCCGGCTCGTTGTCGGTGACATTATAGACGCCGCCCGGCCGCGGCCGGGCCAGCGACGCTTCGATCACGGCGGCGATATCGGCGACGTGAATGCGGTTGAAAGTCTGGCCGGGCTTGACGATGCGGCGCGCCGTTCCCGACGCCAGTTGCACCAGCTGGTTTCGGCCGGGGCCGTAGATGCCGGACAGCCGGAAGACATGCGCGCCCATGGCGAGCCACGCCTGTTCCGCCGTGGTCCTGAGCCGCGAGCGGCCTTTTCCCGGCGTGGTCGGCGTCGTCTCGTCGACCCAGTTGCCGGCATGGTCGCCATAGACGCCGACCGTGGAGAGATAGCCTATCCAGTGCAAGTTCGGCGCGGCGGCGGCGATCGGAGCGGCAAAGGACGCCAGCACCGGATCGCCGGATTCGCCCGGCGGGATCGAGACCAGGATGGCGTCGCTATCAGCGATATCTTGCGCGATCTCTGCATCGGCATGTTCCGGAGAGAACACCCGTGCCGTGATTCCCGCCGACGCCAGGCCGGCGGCCTTGGCGCGGCTGCGCACGGTCGCCGTCACCTGCGCGCCCGAAATCTGCAGACGCCGCGCTGCATGCAGCGCCGAATAACCCAAACCAAACACCAGAAGCTTCATGAGCGCACGATAGTCCAGGATAGATAGCCACGCCATCCTCCGGCGAGCGTTGGCTTAAACCCAACGAAGGTTTAGCCAGTCCGGCTTGCCCGGCCCTGAAACCGCCCTATGGTGATAAAAAACATGTCGGGGAGACGAACATGCACAGCCACTGGGCCGCGGTCGCAGCACTTCTGATCGCGGCCGGCTTTAGCGGCGCCCGTGCCCAGGACTATCCGACGCGGACGGTCACGGTGATCGTGCCGTTTGCCGCCGGCGGACCGGCCGATATCACCGGGCGGATCGTCGCCGACATCTTCTCGCGTCATCTCGGCCAGAAATTCGTGGTGGAGAATGTCGGTGGCGCCGGCGGCACCATCGGCACGCTGCGCGCCGCGCGCGCCCCTGCCGACGGCTACACTCTTTTGTCCGGTCACTCCGGCACCAACGCGCTGGCGGCGGCGTTCTACCCCAACCTCGGTTACGACCCGCTCAAAGATTTCGAACCGGTCGGGCTGTCGGCCGAATATCCGGAACTGCTGGTGGTGCGGAAGGACTTTCCCGCCAACAACCTGAAGGAGTTCGTCGCCTACGCCAGGGCTAACGAAGCCAAGCTCAACGTCGGCCATGCCGGCCTCGGCTCGGTCTCCTATATCGGCTGCCTGCTGCTCCAGTCGGCGATCGGCATCAAGCCGGCGATGGTGCCGTTCACCGGCACCGCGCCGGTGCTGAACGCCATGCTCGGCGGCGAAATCGATTACGAATGCGATCCCGTCCTGGGCACCCTGGAACATGTACGCGCCGGCACCGTCAAGGCGCTGGCGGTCGCGGCACGCAAACGGAGCCCATTGCTGCCTGATGTGCCGACCTCCTACGAACAGGGGCTGCCCGAATTCGACTGCGCGCCGTTTTACGGAATATTCGCACCTGCCGGCACGCCGAAGGCGATCGTGGAGAAACTCGCCGACGCGCTCGACAAGGGCCTCAACGAAGAGGCCGTGCAAAAACGGCTGGCCGAACTCGGCTCCGATATCGTCGAGCCGAACCGCCGCGGACCGAAAGCCCTGGGTGACCTCATCCGCAGCGAAACCACGCGGCTGATGCCGATCCTGAAAGCCGCGGCGGCCAAATAAGCGAACGCTGGCGCGTATCTCAATCCGTCATCCCCGCGCAACGGCTTCGCCGTTGTCGCTGGAGGGGGCACGAGCCTTGCGGTGCACTTGCATCGCTGGGCGAGCCTCGAAGGCTCTGAATTTACTTCTGCTTTCAGCGGCACGGACATGGCCGGACTTGCCACTGGTTCGACCCGGTCGCGAATGACCCCGAAGGGGACATCAACTTCGGCCAGGAACATGGCTGCTAATCAAAGCCGGCTGACGACTCACAATATCAGGAGCCCTTCCGAACCGGTACGAATCGGACACGATGCTGCAGTCGCAATATAGCTGCGACGCGCCGGGTATTGTACAAAGCTTGTCTCGCCAATTCCGTTTCAGGAGGCGATATGAACCGACGCGAATTTGAGTTAGTTTTGGGATTGGGTGGACTTGCGGCGTTTACAGGCCTTGGCGGGGCGTCTGCGTCGGCCGACGGCAAGCGTATCGGCCTGGTAATCGGTAACAGCGCTTACAGGAACGTGCCGGCCCTGCCCAATCCAGCGAATGACGCTGGCGACGTAGCTGCTGCGCTTAATCGCCTTCGCTTCGCGGTGACGCTGCTCACCAATGCCTCGTTTGACGAGATGCGGCGAGGTCTGATCGCCCTCGGGCGTGATGCGGCGGGCGCTGACATGGCAGTGGTGTACTTCGCCGGCCATGGCATGGAAATTAGCGGCGAGAACTGGCTTATCCCGGTTGATGCGGAATTGAAGCGGGACACTGATGCGGCGAACGAAGCAGTCAGTCTCCGTAGCGTGATGTTGCAGGTCTCGGATACAACAAGCCTCGGCCTCGTCATTCTCGACGCCTGCCGCAACGATCCATTCGCCGCGAAGATGCAACGGTCGCTGGCGCAGCGCTCGACAACCCGTGGAGGTTTCGGCCGCATTGAACCAGTCGGCAACGTGCTCGTCGCATATGCCGCGCGCGATGGCACTACCGCTCTCGATGGCGACGGTCGAAACAGCCCGTTTACCACGGCACTCCTGCACAATATCGAGAAGCCCGGGGTTGAGGTCACTTTCATATTCCGCAACATCCGCGACGACGTTATGGAGGCAACCGGAAACGAGCAGCAGCCCTTTGTCTACGGCTCTCTCTCGCGCAAGGCGATCTACCTTGCAGGTCAACCGTCGTCGACCGACCAGACGGGCACGAAGCAGGCGAATGCTACGCCGGCGGCGACGGATGCGCCATCGCCTGTGGTACCCGCGCCTCCTCCCCCGGCAGTCGATCCCACTCTGGTCGGGACCTGGGAGATCATGGTGCCGAGTGATCACGGGTTGTCGCGCTGGATCTGGCGCATTACGGGCGACGGTACATACAAGTTCCGCGCCGAAGGACCGCGCGCCGCGAAACCGCATGAGGGTACGATCACCGCCATGAACGGTCACTGGTCGCTTCATGCAATAAGGGGGCTCGCGGGTTGGGACGACGGCGGCTCCTACGAAGTCCGCGACGCCACGGTGGTAATCACTGGCAAGCTCGGCACCGGCTATTGGAAGCGGAGTTTGCAATGACCCGGCAGACTCTGGGTTCACGGACTAAAATTCTCAGGCTCTAATGCCCCGAACGATAATCCGCGCGCACCGGCGCCTTGCCTGACGGCGGCACGTCGAGGCGCACGACGGCGCCTTCAAGTTCCGGGCTCACCGCCGGATACAGCTTCATGACCAAGGGATCGTGGCCGGGAACGATGTGGCTCTCGTCCGGCGCCATCGCAATCAGTTTGTCGAAACCCTCGAGCATTTCGCCGATGTGAAAGGCGGTCGTGAACGGACGCTCGCTCGCCATGTTCTCGTAGAAATGACTGACGTCGGAAGCGAGCACCACCGGACCGCGGCGGGTGTTGACGCGCACGAACTGCAGCCCGGCCGAATGGCCGCTGGCGGCGTGGATGGTGATCCCGGGCGCGAGCTCGGCATCGCCGTTATAGAACACGACGCGGCGGGCATAGTTCAGCCGCACGATGCCGCAGACATCCTCGACCTCGAAGGAATGCGACAGCCGCGGATATTGCATGTAGCGGCCGGTGGCATAGGCTAGCTCGCGCTCCTGCAGATGGAAGCGCGCGTTCGGGAAACGGTCGAAATTGCCGGCATGGTCGTAATGCAGGTGGGTGAGGATGACGTCTTCGACCGTGTTGGCATCGATGCCGAGCGCACCCAGCGTCTCGATCGGCGAGCGCAGGAAGGTGCGCTTGCGCTTCTGCGCGATCTCCGCATTGAAGCCGGTGTCGATGACGAAGGTGCGCCCACCGCCGCAGGCCACCCAGACGAAATAATCCATCGGCATCGGACCGTCATGCGGGTCGCCGCCGATGAAATGATCGCTGCGCCGCGCCTCGCGGGTGGCATAGCGGATGGCAAACAGCTCGTAGTCCGGTTCGGCCGTATTCCGTTCAGCCATGGGGTCCCCTGCGCACGACGAAATGCTTGATAGCATCCGTCATCGTCAGCGCAAAGCGACCGCCGATCAGGCGGCTTCGTCGGTCCACACCTTGAAGCTGACCAGCGTATTCGGCCCGAACGTCTGGGTGATCGGAACATCGGACGCGTCGCGCCCCTGCGCTATCAGAACGCGACCGATCCGCGGCACGTTGTTGCGCGGATCAAACATCTGCCAGCGGCCGCCGATATAGGCCTCGAACCAGCCGGCGAAGTCGCCGACCGCCCAGGGTTTTGGCGTGCCGATGTCACTGAGATAGCCGGTGCAATAGCGCGCCGGGATGTTCATGCAGCGGCAGAACGCGATGGCCAGATGCGCGTAGTCGCGGCAGACGCCCTTGCGTTCGTTGTAGACTTCCCACGCCGTCTTGGTGGCGCGCGCGTGCTCGTAGCCGAACGCGATATGGCGGTGAACGAAATCGCAGATCGCCTGCACCCGCGCCCAGCCCGGCGGCGTGTTCTGGAACAACTGCCACGCGGTTTCCGACAGCCGGTCGGTCTCGCAGTAGCGGCTGCCCAAAAGATAAACCAGCGTGTCCGGCGGCAGGTCTTCGACCGCATGCTGAACCGCCGAGGTGACCACCGTATCGGGCTGGCCACTGTCACGGATGACGCCGTCGGCGAAAAGACGCATCGGCCCGGCCGGCGCCACGATCCGGCTGCACCAGTTGCCGAACATGTCGCGGTACGGCGTGATCGGAACCGAAGGCGTGGTGGTGAGGAAGTCGGGCACGATGACGTCGGACGCGCGCGTGAAATGCGCTCCCAGCACCATGATCATCGGCGTCGGTTGCGGGAAGTCGTAGTTCATTTCGAATCCGACGCGGAGCTTCATTCGAAATACCTTCCCGGCTAAACATTCGAGATGGCTATGAAGCCGTCGAATACAAGCCGCGGCTGCGGACGGGGGCTGCCTTATTTGGCAGAATACGCTCTTGCCCGAGAAAGCAATAGCTAATTGCCGCGAAAGCGCGCACAGTGAATCCATGTCCAAACATGTTGGCGCCCCCGCGCGCGAAAACGCTGGTCACTCGAAATGACCACGCGCTCGCGCCGCGAGACCGTTCATTTCAAGCATCCATTCCGGATCAAGGGTATCGATCGCCTGCTGGCGCCGGGTGCCTATGAAGTCATCACCGATGAGGAGATGATCGAGGGCCTGTCATTCGCGAGTTTTCGGCGCGTCGCCACCATGATCATGGTCCCCGGCGCGGCGCCACGGACATCCTCGATGGAGATGATCTCGATCGGCGCGGTCGACCTCTCGGATGCGCAACGCGACGACGCCAGCGCCGCGCATGAATGACACCCCGATCGAGCTCGACAAGCATCGCGGCATGGCCGCGCAAAAGGCGACCGATATCCGCCGCGTCATTGCCGACGTCGAAACCAAGGCGAAACTGCTGCGCGACCATCAAGGCGTCGTCGAAATCCAGTTGCTGGCGGTGCCGGCCACTTCATGGATCGAGGCCGCCGCCAAGGCGCGCTATGTGCTGAATTTATATGCGGCCCAGCTTCCGCCCACCGATGCGCATCACCGCGATCTGGTGGCGGCGGTGCTGGCGGATTTCGTCCGGCTCTCCGGTGAGGGCACCGACGCAAGTATCTGAGAAACGAAAGCATCACCCCCTGCGTTCGACAAAACTTTCGAACGCACAATGAAAGTATTCCATGCAAGATCTCTCGCCGCGTCACGTCAAGACCGAAGAATCGCTTCGCCTCGGAGTCGTATCGGGCTGGTATTCGACCAAGGTCAGCGGGACCTTCGTCTCGGGCCCGCACGATACCGAAGCTGCCTGCCTGAGCCGGATTGCCGAAATCAATCCGCCGGTGGTGAAAGCCAGACCCGGAGTTCGCCGATGACACTGGAGCGCGGCAGCGTCAAAGGCTTCGAGCACAACCGGATGGTGATGCTGTTCTCGATGATGGATGGCGGCGCGGAAGTCTCCTGCGCCATCAGCAGTTCGGCGATGGACGACCTCGAGCGCGGCGTGAAGGCCAAGCCGGATCAGCGCGACGCGCAGTTCCTGCGGTTGCGCGACCGGATCGAACAATGCGCATCGCGCAAATTCGAGGCGCGGGAATTCGAGGGCGCACCGCCCGGCATCATTCTGCGCAGCCTCGATTTTCGGAACTAGTTCGCGAGCCGGCATCCGACCGGCTGCGGTCATCCCCTTTCCCGGCGGTGCCGAACGAGGGGGTTGCCGGCCGCTTTGCGTGACGTAGGTCACGCTTTGCGTGACACCGGCTTGAACCGACGAGATGGCATCCGTGACCAACGGAGAGGCGACGATCCCCGTCGCAACGAGATTGCCATGACAATGACTTCCGATATCCGCCCGCCCGCATTGCCGCGCCCCATCGTCTCTGACGTCGCGCTCGCCATGAGCGTCTACGTTCTTTACGGCATCGGCTATTTCACGGGGATTTCGGCGCTGATCGGCGTCGTTATCGCGCACGTCAAGGTCGAGGATGCCGACCCGGTGCTGCGGTCGCATTATCAGTTCCAGATCAGGACGTT is a window encoding:
- a CDS encoding IS110 family transposase, giving the protein MALRQTYPSTAQGHRKLVAWLRKHKVNRAVMEASGGYERDWGKVLRLAGIAVRIVDPKRVRSFAQSAGRLAKNDTIDAEMIAWFAETFSEAPGQVHDAAREELQALVKARLNLVDLKIRLEAQNEHAAPGQARKARTRILKSLLGEIAKLEVAISAQVRATPHLAERAEIVESVPGFAETSSANLIAGMPELGQVSDEIAAALLGVAPYDDDSGKRRGERHIKGGRRWVRNALYMPCLGAATQNNPVFKAYYQRLLAKGKEPKVALVACMRKLIIILNTMIARRQKWDPSRYALN
- a CDS encoding SDR family oxidoreductase, which codes for MKLLVFGLGYSALHAARRLQISGAQVTATVRSRAKAAGLASAGITARVFSPEHADAEIAQDIADSDAILVSIPPGESGDPVLASFAAPIAAAAPNLHWIGYLSTVGVYGDHAGNWVDETTPTTPGKGRSRLRTTAEQAWLAMGAHVFRLSGIYGPGRNQLVQLASGTARRIVKPGQTFNRIHVADIAAVIEASLARPRPGGVYNVTDNEPAPPQDVVAFAAKLCGLEPPAEIPFERAELSPMARSFYSENRRVRNNLIREELGVTLNYPTYREGLTALRALGDGPDT
- a CDS encoding tripartite tricarboxylate transporter substrate binding protein encodes the protein MHSHWAAVAALLIAAGFSGARAQDYPTRTVTVIVPFAAGGPADITGRIVADIFSRHLGQKFVVENVGGAGGTIGTLRAARAPADGYTLLSGHSGTNALAAAFYPNLGYDPLKDFEPVGLSAEYPELLVVRKDFPANNLKEFVAYARANEAKLNVGHAGLGSVSYIGCLLLQSAIGIKPAMVPFTGTAPVLNAMLGGEIDYECDPVLGTLEHVRAGTVKALAVAARKRSPLLPDVPTSYEQGLPEFDCAPFYGIFAPAGTPKAIVEKLADALDKGLNEEAVQKRLAELGSDIVEPNRRGPKALGDLIRSETTRLMPILKAAAAK
- a CDS encoding caspase family protein is translated as MNRREFELVLGLGGLAAFTGLGGASASADGKRIGLVIGNSAYRNVPALPNPANDAGDVAAALNRLRFAVTLLTNASFDEMRRGLIALGRDAAGADMAVVYFAGHGMEISGENWLIPVDAELKRDTDAANEAVSLRSVMLQVSDTTSLGLVILDACRNDPFAAKMQRSLAQRSTTRGGFGRIEPVGNVLVAYAARDGTTALDGDGRNSPFTTALLHNIEKPGVEVTFIFRNIRDDVMEATGNEQQPFVYGSLSRKAIYLAGQPSSTDQTGTKQANATPAATDAPSPVVPAPPPPAVDPTLVGTWEIMVPSDHGLSRWIWRITGDGTYKFRAEGPRAAKPHEGTITAMNGHWSLHAIRGLAGWDDGGSYEVRDATVVITGKLGTGYWKRSLQ
- a CDS encoding N-acyl homoserine lactonase family protein, producing MAERNTAEPDYELFAIRYATREARRSDHFIGGDPHDGPMPMDYFVWVACGGGRTFVIDTGFNAEIAQKRKRTFLRSPIETLGALGIDANTVEDVILTHLHYDHAGNFDRFPNARFHLQERELAYATGRYMQYPRLSHSFEVEDVCGIVRLNYARRVVFYNGDAELAPGITIHAASGHSAGLQFVRVNTRRGPVVLASDVSHFYENMASERPFTTAFHIGEMLEGFDKLIAMAPDESHIVPGHDPLVMKLYPAVSPELEGAVVRLDVPPSGKAPVRADYRSGH
- a CDS encoding transglutaminase family protein, with protein sequence MKLRVGFEMNYDFPQPTPMIMVLGAHFTRASDVIVPDFLTTTPSVPITPYRDMFGNWCSRIVAPAGPMRLFADGVIRDSGQPDTVVTSAVQHAVEDLPPDTLVYLLGSRYCETDRLSETAWQLFQNTPPGWARVQAICDFVHRHIAFGYEHARATKTAWEVYNERKGVCRDYAHLAIAFCRCMNIPARYCTGYLSDIGTPKPWAVGDFAGWFEAYIGGRWQMFDPRNNVPRIGRVLIAQGRDASDVPITQTFGPNTLVSFKVWTDEAA
- a CDS encoding DUF1488 family protein gives rise to the protein MTLERGSVKGFEHNRMVMLFSMMDGGAEVSCAISSSAMDDLERGVKAKPDQRDAQFLRLRDRIEQCASRKFEAREFEGAPPGIILRSLDFRN